TCGATCCTCACCCACCTGAATGTTCAGGTTACGGGCCAGGACGTCACAAACAGAACACCTAGACGCCcggagacgtgtgtgtgctcCTCTGAGAAGGACACGCTAATGGAGCCCGGTaaaaaaagagcagcagagTAACCCCGCTGTTCAGCAGGCTGCCCTCATATCAAAGACCTCAACCTGAGCAAGAAAATCGCATCCTGATGAGCTCAAACAAGTGTTTTCACTCAGAACAGGAGCCGGTCCAGGTTGTTTAGGTTTGTCTTCAAGAACGACCCCGAGAGGCTGAGCTGAACGCTAAACCAAGATCAGATGGAAGGAGTGTCTAACATGAGAGCAGCCCGCTAAACCAGCAGGGTTTAACCTCAGCAGCCAGCCTGGGCGATGTCTCCACCGGAGCTCTTGGTCACTTCCAAAGTGGTGAAGATCTAAAGGGTTGAAAAGGAGAACACACATCAGCCAGCTCAGCTTCCCACAGACCACCAGCAACAATCAGGAAATTGCTGACCATGTCACGACTACTTGGAACAACATTTACAAAGAGAACCCGTCACTTGATGTGATCCTGATTCTGGGtcaacattttatatatgagaataagaaaaagaagTCTAAACAATTACAATCCGACGacttaaaaacatcacatttcagCACCGAACTTTTGTCGAACAGATAAAAATGACACCTAGACAACATTTAAAGTGTTCTGCATGAATCACATTAAAACGTGGCGCCTCATCTCCAATTGGAAACAAAGGGAACATCAAATAAGAGGCAAATGAGCAGTTTAATTTGCTATAATTATCCATGTACTATATTAACATAATGAATGTCTGATAATGACGGCTTTAAAGCTAATTCATGCACAACTAGTGGGACAGCTGAGGGAAAGAGCACTGCATAATTCAAACGGGGATAAAGACAGACATGCTAATACTTGAAGCCGCTGCCTCAGACGGCGCCGCTCCGTGTATTCTGATTAGATCAGTGCCTGGCACCGGGATCAGTGACACGGCACAAGGTGGAGAAATCAACAGTCAGCTGcaaaaattacagtatttttcgcactataaggcgcacctagaagcctttgattttctcaaaaaccaacagtaatccagtgcgccttatacacgaaaaaagtttttaaataggccgttcattgaaggtgtgccttatagtgcagaaaatactgtaacagaTATCTGAATTAACGCTTGAACCAGGCAAACACCAGAAATGTGGACGATGAGTTTTCATGCAATCCAACCAGTATCATCTAGATCTCTGTTAACATGTTGTTCACATGTTGACAAGCACAGCACACACCAGGAATCCTAAGGTATAGGTGCGTTAACACACCCACCAGCCGGCTGAACGGTAGTATGggttataattttttttcccccaaacaatGCTGCAGAGTGAATAATGATCAGGTGAAGGATGTTGGGCCGGTGACCAGTCTGGATTGACCGCAGGATCGTGTCGTCCCCATCCGGAGAACGGCGGACGAGTCCGAGACCCGCCGCATCGACATCTCGTATGTACCAAAATCAAGCTTTGACGTCTCACCTCAGCACAGGTTGGGTGGATGCCGATGGTGCCATCCAGCTGCTCCTTGGTCACGCCACATTTCATGGCTGCGCTGAAGCCCTGCGTCACCTCTCCAGCGTTGGGGCCCAAGTAGTGGAAGCCGATGACTCGATCCTATCAACAGAACACGATCCTCTTGTGAGAGGAGGTCTTGACAGCAGCACACAGAGGACACGTAGAGGTGGAGTTTATCTTACGCTGTCCAGTTTGTTGCAGATGATCTTGGCGAAgcatttgttgttgtctcttttAGGTACGGTGAACTCCAGAGGCCAGAACAGACTGTGGTACACCTGGAGATGCAAGAAACGATCAGTGTGCAGTCGAATTCATGTCATAAAGATTAACATCAGTCCCATTATTCACACCCAAGCAGACACACCCAGCGGTGGAATGTAAAGCACATCAACCGCAGGAAACCTGAGCCGTTTCTGCTCGGCTGCAAACATAGCTGGAACAATCAGCCTTCAACTGAACCCTGTGCAGAGGTTTTAAGAGGAGAAcctatttgtttttcattttcaataagCTAACTCAAAATGTTTGACACACCTGAATGTTCAGGCAGGCATCAGGCAACGCAAGGCATCTACGCCGAGAATTTACCGACAGGTTTTAACAAACCTAGAGTGCTACAGGATTACACTGCTGATCAGGAGAGAACCCTGTCTGAGAGACGCTCATCTATTATTcaaatgatttgtgtgtgtgtgttttacctcGAGGTTCTGCTCTCCGTACATCTCCATGGCCCTGTCCTCAGACAGACCACAGGCGCCGTACTCCAGCGGGGTGAAGACAGTCGTCGGAACGTTGATGTAGTCacactgtaaaaacacaaatcagGCATAAAAACCTCAGTCACACGTCACAAGAGTTACAACTTCAACACAAAAGAGATGAATTCTCCGTCATATCAAACTAGGCTGACGTAACACTGAATGTGATCTCTTGACCTCGTTGCAGCGCAGCTACAGCCACAATGAAGCCAATTGTTTTTAATGCGACACTTTTAAATCACGCTTCTAAAATGTGACTTACAATTAAAACCGAAATGAattgataaaatgttttgtacCATTGCAAATCCATTTTATGCAGCTACAAGTTTCTCCCCTTTACTGTTCAACAGGAAATCAGACTTGCCGatctaaagtttaaaaaaagggtTCTCTTGTTGCTGCCCTACCTTGACTTTCGAGCCTCCGAAGAGGCGTCGGGCCAGCAGCTTCCCAGCCTGGATGGCGACGGGCGTCAGCTCCCACTTGCCTTCCAAAATGTCTCCGATGGCGTAGATGTAGGGGACGTTGGTCTGCTCTTCATCGTTCACTGGGATCTTTCCATTTCTGGAGGACAAAGAAGTAGAAAACTGAATTATTTGTGGAAAAACACAGACTATATCCTTAACATAAAACTGCATCATTTACTCCAAAAGCAGCCAGCCTTTatcttttactttatttaatggACAAACCATCAAACCAGAGAGGCTGTGTGCATGTTTCATCTGCACATCATGGGACTGGAGCATGTGACTCACCCAGCGCCCTCTAAAGCTGCGCCATGCAGTCCTAATAGCCTTATGTTCATCACAAAGGAGGGAAACAAGTAGGCTTAAAAAGACCAACACTCCCTCGTGgacatgaatacattttatgtgtttgaaataaaataaaatcaatcattGATTGCACGTTTTGTTGGAACAACTGCACAAACAATGAAAAGATCCTTCTAAGGAAACTTTTCCAATATTCAACCAGCTTCATCTAAatttactaacatacaaaacaaACCACATTAAAGAGCTCTTTGCTGTGCTGCTAGCTTAAACTCCAACATTCAGATGATCCGAGTTTCTGCCAAGAAAACAGTGCTGATACGCTGAAGGGCCGAGACATTTCTTGAAAGACATCTCTCCTCATCAAGTCCTCCAACACCACTCCTGCCCCGAGTCATGGGACGGCACAACTGCTGAATCACCATGACTGTACCACCAGTCTTAAAGGCACAGGTTGCCCCCGTCTCATAGGATGGACATACTTTACAGGGATgtatataataaaattaatggaatgaGATCGTAAAAAGACCTACTTGGGGTTGACTTTGACCCCCGCCTTGTGGAGGCCGATCTTGTCTGTGCACGCGTCTCTGCCGACCGCTATCAACACCTGAGGAACAAAGAGGGTTAGTTGAGGTTACAGGAGGTCGACTCGTTCCTGCCGCGATGTTCCCGCCATTTTATCTACACATGAGGTGACTGAGGAAACTGTTAACAGAAAAGAAACTTAACAGGCCTCGAGTCGGTTtcacaaattaatttcttttacacaAACCCTGATGGCTAAACATGACACAGGAGATTGCTGTGTTttgagattaaaaacaaaatctgatgtTTAAATTGAAATTTTGATGAAAGGGTTCAAAGATAAATTTCAAAATCTTAAAAATATTCCATCCATGTTTGGTCCGAGTATGGATGGCCACTGAAAATACAAATCCAGAACGGACAAATATGATAGTTTATGAGTTAAAACTCAATTACAAATCAAATTGTGAAATAATTCTGCAATTAAAACTTTATAGAATACTTTTTAGTCTAACACTAAACTGGTCACAACACGCACCAGTGACTTCCATGGTGCTGCACTGGAGTTATGACAACAACAGATGGGCGAGGTGAGGGAGGGACACACCGATCGGTACTTACCGTATTGTACTCTCCCTCGATGGTGTCATCGCCTTCCGTAGACTTGGCTGTCACCTTCAGCCTGCCAGGAGAACCTGCTTCCAGCTCCTCTATCTGACACACGCAGATGGAGTCAAGTCAGAGGAAAATCACCACAACACTATGGTGAAATGAATATTACTGCAGTCTTCACTCACCGACGTAGGGACATACTTGCGGAGGAACTTTATTCCGTGTTCCTCCATGTGCTCTCCAGCACGGTTAGCCATCTCCTGGTCGAAGCCTCGCAACAGGATGGATCGGACCATGATGGTGACTTCGAGACCCAGGCCAGCCAGGAAACCGCCGCATTCCAGAGCCACATAAGACGCCCCGATCACCAGGGTCTTTCCCGGACAGTAAGGCAGTGAAAAGAGGTCGTCACTGGTGGGAAAACAGGGAAGAAGGGTCAGACCTCCTTTTCTGACTAACAAGCAGAAATCTAACAACCTGCAAGTTCCAACagtaacattcaaataaaaagccTAAATTTACACAACAGACTGTAGGAAACATTCTCCATAAAGATGCACCCAGGCAACAAAATTTGGCTTGAGGGCTTTGTGGGACTCAGGAGAGCAGCACGACACCGCTGGTGTATTGCCAGCCGGCAACAGCAGGATAATCACCAAACACACCTGAGGATTATCTCACAACATCCAGACAGCTGGGAATAATAGACAGCTTTAATCAAAACCACCTCCAGTGGATATGAACCTCTATCGTTaccaggtgtgtttgtgtgagatcACACACATGGTCTGAAGTTACCACATAGTCTTAAAATGAACTCTAAAGCAAAAACACAGCAGGCCATCAAGTCAGGATGGTGAATCTGGTGCCAAGGTCTCACCTGGTGATGCAGTACTCCTTGTCTCCAGGGATACCCAGGTAACGTGGCCTCTCGCCGGTAGCTAGGACAAACTTATCCGCTGTGTAAAAGGTTTCCTTCCCTCGTTTGCTGACTGTctgcaaataaatataaacttgtTTAAGCAAACATATGACCCTTCTTtgcagagaattttttttttcttaaattagaGAAGCAACAATGCTGACAGATGAGTGTAAATATGCAGACGAACCTGATCAAGTCAACTTGACACTgactatctggcctatctgccactctctctctgaccctgttcttatcttcttttttttccacccaaccagtcaaggcggatggccgcccaaaagagtctagttcctgcccggagtttcttcctcatcgaggggagtttttccccaccactgtctcttacgcttgctctggagggttcagttgggtttctctgttgcCAATACCAAgcactacataaataaaacttgattgattgatgattgaaCTAAAAGAAGGGTTGCTTCAAAAGCCAGACTATTTCTAAGCAGTCAACTAAGTGAGATGAAAAACAAGTTTCAACAGGTCACCTTGAGTAAGAAGCGCCTACGAGGAAAATGCAAAGCTGCCATCTGATATTTCTACATCTGAACATCTGTAAAAAGAAACTGAACATTTCTCCTCCTTTAAAGTGCTGATTTACCTTGATTTTGTGTGGTTCAATGAACTCTGCAAAGGCATTGACGTACTGGACCTTCTTGTCTCTCAGGGCCACCCTGTAGCCCCAGTTCAACGAGCTGATGTAGTCATTCACTGCTGACTTCATCGTTTCCCAGTTGTGTTTCACTGcgtacagacagacagccatCAGTGGAATGATGACCAAGCTAGTTTGATGCACCCCCCCTGCTTCGTGACTCCCCACAGACGCCTCACCTTGCTGATCCAACTCCCAGCCATACATGCGAGCGTCCTGCAGGGCTGTGCCGAGCAGCGCCGTCTGGTGCATCAGTTTCTTGGGGATGCAGCCCACGTTCACACATGTTCCGCCGAGACCTGATCGCCCCAACACACAGGAATGATCAATTATCAGCCACATAACAGATCAACACTGCATCAGATATACTCAATGGGTGTCTCGGATGTGGAATTCTCACCCCAAGTGGTTCCCTTTGGAGTGGGTACAACATAGTCCAGCACCATGACCTTCTTTCCCAAAGTGGCAGCTTCCTATTGTCAACAAACAGTCACTAAAGTAATCCATAGATCTGTGAATTATTCATATCTCTTATAGTGTAAACACTGGGCGCAGGAGGAAATAGTTAATGTCTCAAACATAGCTGGTTACTGATTACAACACCAGCTTCAGTTTCACAGGTTATCTGGAGATGTGAAAAAATTGCACAACCGAGCAACATCCAATAACTGCTGGATGCATTTGTTGGACTGAATTCTGTCACCTTTGAGCAGGCGAGGCCTCCAGATCCTCCTCCAATGACGATCAGGTCGTAGTCATAAGCCTGGCTATCTCCACTTAATAGCTTCTGCAGGAAGCCATCTTCGTATGCCTGCAGGAAATAAGGTTACATAATGACGACACTAACAGGCTGACGGAGAAGCGAGGGTGTCGTTACGCCTGCAGGTTCTGCTTTTGTTTCTACTGCAATATCCTGGGACTATAATGGCACCGCTCAGGGTGTGGTAGGAATCCAAGAACCGACGTACAGTATCAAGACTCAGCACAAAAAGAATAATATTATTTACACCCTTGTTACTCACTTTCAGCGTGCTGTCAGCGCCACCGATGTGTTTTTTATTGACGAAGACATTGGGAACAGTTTTCTGTCCAGTCATCTCAAGCAGCATCTCCTGGTAGTTTGTCCCATCCTCTGCACAGAAGAATTAATGTGGTTTCAATCGGGCTGAACTGCGTTGTTAACCATTAACATTTATAACCAGTTCTCTAGTGGTTAATTTTAATAGTAGCTCTTATGAGTTTGCTTTGCATTTTTGGCCTCAGGTACACCCTCACCGATGACAATCAGTatgcaaaaaaatttaaatgacaacACGCCACACAGTAGAACTAGAATATCTACACTGGGAAACCTGTTTAGTCTCGTCAATGCCAAGGCCACCTATAAGTCCAAATAGTCTCCTACTTAATCCAGTCTGTTCACTGCTAACAAAGCTATGCTGTAGCATTAATATCAGTTTAATAATCTATCAGTTTAGACAGAAGACTTGCTGGACTTTCCTGTAATCCACAACCATATTATTCACACTTGTTACACACGCAATGATGCGGATGTCATCAGGTTTTACTGACGGTTGCTTCAGGAAACACGGTGATGCAAACACGGTGGTCAAAAATCCcacaggaattttttttatttactaaaGACACATAATGTGACAAAATTAAGGTGACAAATATTCGGATGATCACCTTAATGATTTCTGGTTAATCAATATACAATACTTCAGTGACAAATACCTGGGAGCAGAAAGGTTGACTGAAATATGGCACTGGGCCAAAATATATTCATGGAGTGACTCAGCATGCTTTGTGCCACTGAAAATGAGACTGTAGTGCACTTTGTGTAACAAAATATTCACTATATCAACAGGATAATCCTCAGATGTGTTTGCAGTAAACTGTGAACgcactttaaataaaaatagactAAACACAGACACTTGTGTATCTGTAAGCAGCTGTCAGGATAATCCTGATCAGAcaaataatgtattttaattacatGTTGTTCATATAAGTTTGATGTGAAATATGTTTATGTGCAAAGCAGGGTTGAATATTTCATATTGACGGAAGAATACGTGGGAGAGGGAAGAGTCACAATAGTGACTTGCAAAATCCTGCCAGATGTTAAAAATTTggacatttcattaaaaatattccaAGATATGCAAAGAAAACTTCCCCTTACCGATGAGATCCAATTCCACCACCTTATACTCGACATTGAGACCTTTGAACAAGTCTTTCACCTGAAGAGATGAGAAATTGCAAGTCAGTcatcaaatacacaaaaatgtatttgttccataatatttattgacaaaagcatttgtttattttggttaaaaaaaaaagattagtcGCCATGTTGGAAGCTAACCTCCAATGCGCACCTGACGTTTCACGATAAAAGGAAAGTTAGCTAAACAAAAAAGGGGTGGGAAATCACGTGACCTGATTAATTAGCAGTGAATTGTCAACAAGTGTGCGGAAGTGGTGCCAACTAATTAAGCTAAATTGTTTTTAGCTGTGACTCGTCAATTACGTAACACTAGGTTATCTTACCCAAATCGTACGTCCGCAGTCAGATAAGCGGTTAACACATTTCCGAGTTAacatgtcaacaacaaaaaaaagtcttgttaAACATCTCGGTGTTAGCTGTTTAGTGCGAGTTAGCTAACGACGTCACAACTTTACACACTGTAACGCAGTAAGGTCGAAACCAGCAATTAGACCGAGCCCACTGACTTGACGAGAGAAGTtatctgctaaaaaaaaagaaagaaaaaaagaataataccTCAGTTTTAGTACTAAACAATTTCCTACCTTGACACAAAACGGGCAGTAGCTTTTACTGAACAGCATCACTTGGTTGGAGTCAATGAGCTCCGCTATCCGCGACTTGAGGTCATTCTTCCCGGTGTCATTTTCTACGGGAGGCATTTTTCAAGGTATTTCCGTCTGCCCTGCGCTGGGCAAGCTTCGATAGACGGTGGACTGGATAAGTGGTGGAAAtcccaaaaggaaaaaaaaacaaacgtgcGAAACAGTCTTTGAACTTTCTAAATGAGAAAACGCCAGAATAAAGACGGATCGCAGACTGTGCGTAGCCGCCTTTCCCTCCGCCGTCTCAAGCTGGACTACCTACCGCGCCAAACGTCTGTCACCATTTGTGGTCTCGTTCATATGGGTGCGCTCGATAAAGTACTCCGCGTTTGCCGGATACTACGCTGCTTATCATTGACAAGAAAGTGAGCTCCGCCCGCACGGTTACTCCCGTACTTTAAAACGCGCAGACCAATAAACGTCACAGGGCTGTCCATTTACATGCCGTAAAAGCACTAAAACGTGATTATTTCCCTCTCCTAACATTCTTATATTCatctaaatacagtatatataaataactaaatataaaattaagaCCACGTTCCATTTCGGGCAAGATTGGTAATAAAAACGGGGACTTATAGAGGCCTTGGAACACAGCTTGCTTAATTAAATCAGTAATAGACTACCTGTGTAGTCAATATAATTTCGCTTTCCTATTATTATGTTAACGCAATGTGAAGCACCACATGAGCAATTTTTGGGTATCTCACGCCATCTACCGGTGAATGTAGGCTATGACAAATTACAGGCACTTAGTCCTAGGACCAATAATAATGGATAATTCGCGTCAACGTTTCACTATTTTATAATCTAACAGATAACACTCTGAGTCTTGAGtgatgtttattaaaaaaatcatctgaatgacatgaaaattATCTGTTTTTGTGAAgattttttgtgtctttttgtacTAGTTCTGTGTCTCATTATTGCTGTTTTCCCCCCCGTTTGTAATCACTTTAATCTCTTTGATGATTTTCATGTCTTTGGGGATGTAGGGGTCAGTTAATCGTTATTTGAtgtctattttttgtttgtatttgttcttTCTCTACTGTGTGTCTCATAAGAGAAACGTTTTTTGGGGGTATCTACATATTTAACACCAGAagtatgaatgtattttcactCGTACTTAGAAACTTCCATACTTACTTGTTTTATATTCAGCAAACTTTCCGCATTTTAGTGAAATGAATGAGTAAAACTTTAATAATCCAAAAACATAATAATTCACTAATATCCTCACACGAACTATGTTTATTTCTCTAACATGTTAACCCATGTCACTTAAACATTTTGGAAGACGGGCGATTGAAAAATCATAGCTTCTTTTTCATCATCTATGGCCAATGATTCGTATTGTGATTATCAAATGATCGGAACTACTTTCAGCGGCCTTGGCACAATGAAGAAATTGAGCTGTCTTtctgaataattattttatctttGAACTCAtagttcacattttttttcagctatATTTGAAGGCGGCATTACGTCACTAACCACCTGTGGCACCCGGGCTGACGTCACTTGCTGAATCAGACAGGTATCATCAAGGGAGTGCAATCTTTACGCATCATTTCCAGGTGAGTGTGTTCGGATGACTTTTAGTGGACATCCGCGTGGGGAGCGGCGCGCAGTTTTGCAACACTTTTTAAAACCTGCGCAATAACTGTTAAGAAGAGCGGGTCACCGTGGAAACAGTCAGTAATACTTTGAACAAGTCGGAACAGGAGGCGCGTCCCGCTGACGGCTGCGTAAAGGAACGCTTCTCAGCCGGCTGACACCGCCTGTTCGCCCGTGCGCGTCTTGACACTTATTATTGTTGCTCCACCTCCATCGCCTTGGATTGAAGTCGCAGTTCGGCTGCAGTGGGGGGAGACACTCGGACGAGAAGGAGCGGACTGGTGAggagaagcagacagacagagagagagagagagaaatatttACGATGGCTGAAAACAAGATCGGCCCGAACCTCCAGGCTGGAGCCGGATTCCTCGCCAAACGCGTCCAGAAGTCTCTGAATCGCGCACAGGAGAAGGTGAGCCAGGGAAACTTTATGATactgagtggggggggggggttaacttCTGAAGCGCTGTCATCAGTTTGGCAAACCACGGCTTTTTTTGCCTTTTGTCTGTGGGTTTGTCAACGGGATTACCCAAAAAATCCAGTTTTCCAGTTTAGTTGGTTTAAGGATGGGTTTTTGGGTCAGAATGGTCTCTATTACATTCAGGGCCAGATAAAGGGGTGGAtccaggattcttttttttttcatttcttttctgacaTCGTCAGATTGAGTGTATTTCGACATCAGGGTTTAATGTGTGGATCATGGTGGGGGGGTCTACTTCTGGCTGAGCTGCAGGCCCCCCCAGTTTAATCTGAAACAGATTTATCCATTGGAAAGGTTTTGGAAACACAATGAGAGTCTTATCTCAAAGAAGTTTTAAGATTTACAACAATGCAGCTCCTTTAGATTAGTAGTATTTCTTGCATAGCTTTTATTGACTGTGGCATGAATACAAATATATGGAATTTTGTAGTATTTCTTACGAAATATGATTCTCTGTACGGCTACAGTAAAACTACtggtgtgttcttgtgtgttccCAAGTGAGAGGATAAAATCAGGTCAAGCTGACCCTCCCCATAACACAGTGTGGGATCATGTGATCCTAACCATTAGTGGAAAATAAAGCTCTTTATGTAAGccaagaaatgtaaaagactGGTATGTTGCAACAGTTTGCTTCTGTTGGTGTGAGGCCTTAATGAAAACGGTAGCGTGGACTTCCCTGGTGGAACCGCGGTGATGTTCAGAGTTGTGCATCTGTCTGAGGCGACAAAAGCTGCCACTTCCTGCCTGAGCACTTCCTCTTGTTTGCTGAGCCTTTCTCTCTCAGTTTGTGGTTGATTTCTTTGCTCCACCTCTACATAGTAGCTGCAGACGTCTGTGTTCCAAAGCTccaatgcacaaaaacaaagttattttaAGGCAACTAAgggattttttttggggggggggggtcgatgtAGAAATGAAAGCCGTTGTTGCAAATTTAAAAGCTGAAGGTCGTTTGATGTGGTGTTCAAACAGCTGCAAGCAGTGGAGAGTGAAGGACGGTCCAGCACATATTCATGTGTTTAGTTTCTGGAGGCGTGACGTTCTATATAAAAATCTTCTGCCTGTGAACTCTAATCATGTTAGACCTGAGAAAATGTGTCCAGACATTAATTTATTCCTAGACTTTACAATGTGAGATTGCCAAAGATGATTTCTTGTGCTTCTGTCAGTGAGAGTTTGGGGTAGTATTTGAgtatttggttgttttttcttcaagaTATCTGGAAAAGTTGTCAACATGTGAGGATAAATTCTTGTGTAGGGGTGGATCTGAAGTGGAGTAAGGGTTGTTAACAGTTTGATGATACTAGATCACTTTCCTCCCCCTCTTTCCTATTTTGCCAGTAATCAATCTTCCATCACTTTTCACCGTTGGATTATTGGATTATGATTCAGGCCATATTCCAAATCATAATCTGGATCATTAGAGACATGCTGTCTGACTGCTTTGTAATTTAGAAACTGTGTTTACACTAGAGCATTTCTATATATAACTTGTGAGAGCATCATctgcattacccacaatgcaattgAACTACTAACTGCTCAGTCAGAGCTTGAGGACTTTTATGCAAATTGCAGTAATTTTAGTCTTGCATTGCCAGTTTCCAGCAGCGATGAGGAACGGTTCAACCGAAAAATTCAAAGTGGGTTAGTACTTTGATGTGGAAACTGATGGCGATTGTCTCTAACTAGTTTAGTCATTAATGTCTAATCTTTGTCTAGTTTTAAAAGATACTCTATTGTTCTGTTTTAGGTTCTTCAAAAACTGGGCAAAACCATGGAGACCAAGGATGAACAGTTTGAGTTATGTTCCCAGAGCCTCaataaacaacaggtaaacaagaCAAATAAAGTTCTCAAagtttttacttttgcttttagGGTTAAAACACTGACTTTATCCCCCTTTCCAATAAGCTCCATTTAAATGGAGCACTGCTAAGTCTAAGAAAAGAGCAGCgttgtgtttttgctgtggAGATGCCAACCCACAAGTTCAGACAATCAGCTTGGCCTCGAaagcaggaaaaacaagaagcatattttttttctctctcccgtTACAGTTCTGCAGAAATAGTGCTTGTTGTGTCTCCTCTACAAAACAGAACGCTGACAGCGAAACAAAAAGCTTCCTATTTTGACAGTTTACCCTGAGCTCATGTTCTCGGGAACCATGATATagcatttaaatgtaaacataatgcaggttttttttaaaaagttttattgtaaaataccaaaattcatgtttattcagtgtaaaaaaaatggaggTGTTCCACTGTTGCAGcctaatgtatttttttttacagctgttAGCATGAGATGCTAGCGCTAACAAAGTGCGGGAAAAAATAATACTCAAGTAAATATTGATTTCATAATTCACAGTTGTGAGGAAATGATGACGCACGaagggctctgattggccgttCAGATTTTGCTGCCGGGAGGGACTCAGTTTGACCTTTGCTAACCTTTTCTCTTTTGCGTTC
This sequence is a window from Antennarius striatus isolate MH-2024 chromosome 5, ASM4005453v1, whole genome shotgun sequence. Protein-coding genes within it:
- the txnrd3 gene encoding thioredoxin reductase 3, with product MPPVENDTGKNDLKSRIAELIDSNQVMLFSKSYCPFCVKVKDLFKGLNVEYKVVELDLIEDGTNYQEMLLEMTGQKTVPNVFVNKKHIGGADSTLKAYEDGFLQKLLSGDSQAYDYDLIVIGGGSGGLACSKEAATLGKKVMVLDYVVPTPKGTTWGLGGTCVNVGCIPKKLMHQTALLGTALQDARMYGWELDQQVKHNWETMKSAVNDYISSLNWGYRVALRDKKVQYVNAFAEFIEPHKIKTVSKRGKETFYTADKFVLATGERPRYLGIPGDKEYCITSDDLFSLPYCPGKTLVIGASYVALECGGFLAGLGLEVTIMVRSILLRGFDQEMANRAGEHMEEHGIKFLRKYVPTSIEELEAGSPGRLKVTAKSTEGDDTIEGEYNTVLIAVGRDACTDKIGLHKAGVKVNPKNGKIPVNDEEQTNVPYIYAIGDILEGKWELTPVAIQAGKLLARRLFGGSKVKCDYINVPTTVFTPLEYGACGLSEDRAMEMYGEQNLEVYHSLFWPLEFTVPKRDNNKCFAKIICNKLDSDRVIGFHYLGPNAGEVTQGFSAAMKCGVTKEQLDGTIGIHPTCAEIFTTLEVTKSSGGDIAQAGC